CAGGTGACGGTGTTGTCGGGGCGAGTGGGGGTGACGCCTTCTGCCCAGGGTACTCAGCAGATTCTGACGGCTGGTCAGCAAGTGGCCTACGCCGAGGGTGTGGCTGATGAGCGGCATGCGGTGGACAGTGAATCACGCCTGGGCTGGCGCGCCGGCTGGCTCAACTACTACAAGGCCCCATTGGCCGACGTGATCAAGGACCTTGGCCGTTACTACCCCGGCCGCATCCTGCTGCTCAACGACGAACTCGGCGCCCGCCGGGTCAGCGGCAGCTTCCCGAGCAAGGACCCCGAGGCGGTGCTCAATGCATTGCAAGCAGTGCTGGGTTTTGAGCAGCACAGCGTGCTGGGCCGGCTGATCGTCGTTCGCTAAAAACTATCCACACCCCTGGCAAGCCAGCTCCCACAGGGAATGGGGTGGGGCAAAAAACAAGAACAAAGGCTGAGGGTGAAATTATTTTCAATTTCGCCTGAGGTAAAACCCCACGCCATTCGTGTAGTGCTTGAAACTGCGATCAATTCGCATTAACAGCGTTATCTACACGGGTTCTCCAGCATGAAGTCCAGGGCAAAGTCGGTGGCAGGCGGTTCGGTTAAACAGTGGCTGGGAGCCTCCCTTCTGGCCGCTTCAGGTCTGGCAGTATGGCCTCTGAGCCTGGCGCAGGCGGCGGATGCGCAACAGCAAAGCACGGTCTTCAACTTCGCACTCCAGGCCAAACCGTTGCCCCAGGCACTGAGCGATTTCAGTCGCGTGACCGGCATCAGTGTGGTCTACACCGACGAAGCGCCCTACAACCTCAATGCCCCGGCCGTCACAGGGCAGATGAGTGCGGCCCAGGCCCTGCAGCGCTTGCTGGGCAGTTCCGGCTTGACCTTCCGCCAGATCGACGCGCGCACCCTGGCCCTGGAACCGCTGCCGACCGAAGGCGCGGTCAACCTCGGCGCCACGACCATCAGTGGCGTGAACCCACAGCAAGCCACCAGCTACCAGCCACCGCCCACCAGTTCGGTGATGCGCTCCCAGGGCTTGCTGCTGGAAACCCCGCAAACCGTGAACATGGTGCCGGCCCAGGTGATGCGCGACCAGGTGCCGCGCAACCTCGACGATGCATTGGCCAATATCAGCGGCATCACCCAGGCCAACACCTTGGGCAGTACCCAGGATGCGGTGATGCTGCGGGGCTTTGGTGACAACCGCAATGGCTCGGTCATGCGCGACGGCATGCCAGTGGTGCAGGGCCGGGCGCTGAACGAAACCGCCGAGCGCGTCGAAGTGCTCAAGGGTCCGGCGTCGTTGCTGTATGGCATCCAGGACCCGGGCGGCGTGATCAATATCGTCAGCAAGAAACCCGAGCTGACCCAATCCACCGCTCTTACTGTGCGCGGTTCGAGCTATGGCAGCGGCAAGAACGGCAGCGGTGGCAACCTCGATACCACAGGCCCGATCGGCGACAGCGGCCTGGCTTACCGCTTGATCGTCGATCATCAGGACGAAGACTACTGGCGCAACTTTGGCACCTATCGCGAAAGCCTGATCGCACCGTCCCTGGCCTGGTACGGCGACACCACCCAAGTGTTGCTGGCCTACGAGCACCGCGAATTCCTCTCGCCATTCGACCGTGGCACCGCCATCGACCCCAAGACCAATCACCCGCTGGACATCCCCGCCACGCGCCGCCTGGACGAGCCGTTCAACAATATGGAAGGCCGCTCCGACCTGTATCGCTTTGCGGTCGACCACGATCTGAATGACGACTGGAAGGCCCATTTCGGCTACAGCTGGAACCGCGAAACCTACGACGCCAGCCAGGTGCGCGTGACCAAGGTCAACGCCAATGGCACCCTGAACCGCAACATGGACGGCACCCAGGGCGCGTTGACCACCGACCGCTTCACCACCGTCAGCCTCGAAGGCAAGGTGGACGTGGCCGGCATGCGCCATGACCTGGTGTTTGGCCTGGATGACGAATACCGCAAGATCTACCGTGCCGACCTGATCCGCCAGGCCAGCCGCAGCGTGTTCAACTACAACGATCCGGTGTATGGCCGCGAAGTGGCGGGCACTACGGTCAGCGCGCCGGACAGCAACCAGACCGATCTGCTACGCAGCGACTCGGTGTTTTTCCAGGACGCCATCCACCTTAGCGACCAGTGGATCCTGGTCGGTGGCGCACGCTTCCAGGAGTACGACCAGTACGCCGGCAAAGGCCGCCCGTTTACGGCCAACACCGACAGCAATGGCCAGAAGTGGGTGCCCCGCGCCGGTCTGGTGTACCGCTATACCGATGCGCTGTCGTTCTATGGCAGCTACACCGAATCGTTCAAACCCAACTCCACCATTGCGCCGCTCAACAACAAGATGGTGATCGACGGCAGCATCGCCCCGGAACAGTCCAAGTCCTGGGAGCTGGGAGCCAAACTCGATATGCCGGGGCGTATCACCGCTAACGTGGCCTTGTTTGATATCCACAAGCGCAACGTGCTGGTGTCGATCACCGAGGGCGCGACCTCGATCTACAGCGTCGCCGGCAAGGTACGTTCCCGTGGCCTGGAAATGGACCTGAGCGGGCAATTGACCGAGCAGTGGAGCCTGATCGGCAGCTATGCCTACACCGATGCCGAAGTCACCGAAGACCCGACCTACAAAGGCAAGGGCCTGCAAAACGTGGCGAAGAATTCCGGTTCTGTTTCAGCCGTGTACGACTTCGGCACTATCGTGGGTGGCGACCAACTGCGCGTCGGTGCCGGTGCGCGTTATGTCGGCGAGCGTGCCGGCGATGCTCTCAACAGCTTCGACCTGCCGGGCTACACCGTGGCGGATGCGTTTGCCACCTATGACACCAAGGTCGACGGGCAGAAGGTCAAGTTCCAGCTCAACGTGAAGAACCTGTTTGATCGTACTTACTACACCTCGGCCGTCAGCCGTTTGTTTGTGTCCATGGGCGATGCGCGCCAAGTGTCGTTGTCCAGCACCCTGGAGTTCTGATCATTGGCGATGACGCTGGCGGCGTGAGCTGCTAGCGTTG
The Pseudomonas hygromyciniae genome window above contains:
- a CDS encoding TonB-dependent siderophore receptor yields the protein MKSRAKSVAGGSVKQWLGASLLAASGLAVWPLSLAQAADAQQQSTVFNFALQAKPLPQALSDFSRVTGISVVYTDEAPYNLNAPAVTGQMSAAQALQRLLGSSGLTFRQIDARTLALEPLPTEGAVNLGATTISGVNPQQATSYQPPPTSSVMRSQGLLLETPQTVNMVPAQVMRDQVPRNLDDALANISGITQANTLGSTQDAVMLRGFGDNRNGSVMRDGMPVVQGRALNETAERVEVLKGPASLLYGIQDPGGVINIVSKKPELTQSTALTVRGSSYGSGKNGSGGNLDTTGPIGDSGLAYRLIVDHQDEDYWRNFGTYRESLIAPSLAWYGDTTQVLLAYEHREFLSPFDRGTAIDPKTNHPLDIPATRRLDEPFNNMEGRSDLYRFAVDHDLNDDWKAHFGYSWNRETYDASQVRVTKVNANGTLNRNMDGTQGALTTDRFTTVSLEGKVDVAGMRHDLVFGLDDEYRKIYRADLIRQASRSVFNYNDPVYGREVAGTTVSAPDSNQTDLLRSDSVFFQDAIHLSDQWILVGGARFQEYDQYAGKGRPFTANTDSNGQKWVPRAGLVYRYTDALSFYGSYTESFKPNSTIAPLNNKMVIDGSIAPEQSKSWELGAKLDMPGRITANVALFDIHKRNVLVSITEGATSIYSVAGKVRSRGLEMDLSGQLTEQWSLIGSYAYTDAEVTEDPTYKGKGLQNVAKNSGSVSAVYDFGTIVGGDQLRVGAGARYVGERAGDALNSFDLPGYTVADAFATYDTKVDGQKVKFQLNVKNLFDRTYYTSAVSRLFVSMGDARQVSLSSTLEF